The Besnoitia besnoiti strain Bb-Ger1 chromosome Unknown contig00018, whole genome shotgun sequence genome includes the window atatatatatatatatatacatatatatgttcgCCGCGGTGTGtgcaaacatatatatatgcctatatacctgtgtatatatgtatgtatgtggaTGTCTGTATATTTATGCTGTTGTGTGAAGTCTGCATGTTGGCACGGCAGGTGTCGCATCAAGAATCTTTGTTGCGTTTATGCTGTGTTTCCAGTCGTTCGCTCAGGGTGCTGGCGATGAGGGGACTTCGGCGCGACTGTCTGCCGcttcgcgcgacgcagagacctGCGGAGAGTCCTCCAGGATTGTTTTTCCTGTGGATTCCTTGAAGTCTcacgaggacgcgaagggcgGTGCCCGCGCCCAGCCAGTGCGGGTTCACTTCGCCTAcgcacgcggacgccgaggccaGGAGAAACCAATGCAGGTGGTGATCCCTACGCATGCAGGCACTGGCTACACGCTTGTGCTGCTCGAAGTCTACCGGGGGCTGGATTTGCCTGTAAACTTCCTCAAAGAAATCCAGCTAAAACTGgggaagacgcgaggcgaggatCCTGAAACGGCGCCAAGCGCAGCGGACGCTAAAAAAGGCAACGCGACGGaccagccgcagcagcacgaggagaaaggcgcggaggacagcgaagacgtTCTGTTTCTCAAAGTCTTCGCCGAGCCTCTGAATCAGCACGGCGTTGTCGTCTCGCATCCAGAGAAAAGGCCCCGTAAGCCAacgcaggcagagacgcgccgagcGAACAGCCCGCGCGAGCTGGTGGAAGCGGACGACGAAAAGGAAGCTCGGAGACATAAgtgggcgagaggcgagctTTGCATTCATACCCGAGACCCTCGGCGTCCCGCCGCAGCatgcgaggcgagggcggcagcatGGCCCACCGAAAGTCAACTtccgagcgcgagggcgaaccgacgccggcgaagcgaaggcgaagcagtgGGGGATGTCACACAGGATGACTGTATGTTGTTTGTGTTTGTTCGCGGATCATCGCTTTTTCCAGTCGTTAGCTGCTGCTTGCTCTGCATGTGTTGTCTGCAGTTTCCATGCTCGGCCTCGGGAGCGACTcgacgcgagcgacaggCTCGACGCACGCGTTCGTGAGCGAAATCCAACCCGAAGAGGCCGGCgacgtcgctgtcgccttcgcccttgTCCGCCCGTGGAAAAtgagcgacgcgccgcaggttTTTGTCGCGCTGGCGCACTTCGACTGAGCgacacgcgacgcgcgcgcgcaaaaCAAGCCTGTCAACCGTGACGGCAAACAACGAACTAGAGCCTGCGTCGGGGGAGGAGGTTTcagctgcagagcgacagCCCCCtgacgaggcaggcgcacgcggcatGTGCGCTCCGCGAAGGTGATTGCGAATGAAGtaagagaagaagcgaagggcGAAGGAGCAAGAGGGCAGAGTGTGGAGTGTGTGTGAGCCAGCAGCAGCCTCAGACAGGGAAGCGGCAAGGCCGACAGATTTCGTGAGAAAAGTGGGGAAGCGGCAAGGCCGACAGATTTCGTGAGAAAAGTGGGGAAGCGGCAAGGCCGACAGATTTCGTGAGAAAAGTGGGGAAGGGGCGGAGAACTCTCGCGACAGAGTAAACGGCACGGCTGGActggcgcagcgagagcgaacCAGAAAGGCAACGAAGCGTGCTGAAAGGTGCAGATTCGAGTTTCCTGGAGAGTGCTTGTGATCCGTGTATGCGCGTAGTTTCCCCGACTGCCCCTGGCTGCTATGGTCGGGTCAATGTGTGAAGTTTTGATTGTCTCCTCGTTTTAGTGTTGGCGACAGTCCACCCCTAGGGCGTTTACGCACAGGGCTCTCTTCCGCTCTCAGGCCTCGCTCTAACTGTGTTGTCCGTAAAGTGCTCACTTCAACAGATGGCCCCAAATACACAGTGGAAATTTACTCATAGTAGTTCGTTTCTCTAGCTGACAAGCCGTACGGCTTTCtagcggcgaggcgagtcTCTGGGGGCTGAACAGGGCGAAGCAGCTCCAGCTCGTGACACTTTGTAGTCCACAACAAGGCAGTTTTTCATGCCTTCTGAGAACGAGTTCTACCTCTCCGTCCCACGCGCGACGATTGGAGAGCCACGGCCGTGATGCTGACCATGAACAGGTTCACGGGCGTGCTCAATAACGTGTAGACATACGCATGGCGCGGTCCACtctatgcatgcatattACAGTGACTGTCCATGCATCTGCCATGCGCACCGCTTTGAATCCGCATTTCGAGTACACCGCACTTTTACACGCAGGTTATACGCGCCGTGTGGCTGGGCCAGCAAATAGCATGAGCCGAGCTGCGCTAAAGCAAGCTCTGCTCTGCAGACTATTTTCGCGAGAAAAACTAGATTCGAGCCTTCTGGTTTATCCCGAGAGACGTTTTCACCGCTCAGATAGTTGCCTCTCTCGACCAGACTGCACAGGCACGAAGCAGACGAGTACGTCAAAAATCAACGTGCTGCCGCAGGGAAACCTCAAGTGCGTCCACGTACATgaagggtttagggtttaggagAACTAGCTGCGTACACATCTGCAGATACATCGAAAAACgtgtatataaatacataaaTAAGGCTGAAGATAGATGAGGGTGAGCGTCAGCCTATGGCTTCCATTCCCCGCACGTTCTGCACAGGGGGATGTCCTCCCTTCAAAATCACAAATCAAGGCAGCGCCAGGTCCAGAGACGCATGGCTTTCCACGTTGCTTTTCGAGGCGAACCGTGCCTGCCTCGACAAATGTCGCGGAGTCACCAACCAGAAAACACGGGCGGGGCGCGAAGGGGACACTCGCGCGTGACAACTGCGCCTAAAGCGacaagcgaagagagagctCGGCAAGCCGACCGTGAAACCAGACAAAAACGCTACGACGTGTGAGGGCTTTGCCTACCGGCGTCTGCTCGCGCTACACTTCCGCGGAAAAAGACACGACGCAGACCGAAGACAGGGCAGAAAACGCCAAGTGATGACGCAGGGAGCGGAAGCGGCCTTTGGCTCCCGTGCcctggcgcgcctctgccaaCTGAATCCTGGGCGTCCCGACGTACTATCCGAAACAGATAAATAAAATGCACAAATCCACCGACTCTACGCACGACGGGGGTAAGGCGAGCATCTCGCTTCCACAGGCGCTCATGCAACCGCAAGAAATGCTGTGTGCGTCATGGTacctctctcgcctgcggtcGTCTGGCAGCCATCTCGTCCCAACTTTCCAGAACCACAGAtcacacgcatacagatcCTTGTGCCTACGTACACATCCGACGTAGTTTGTCTACATGCGTGCAGCTCCTCTTTCCACCAAGTGTATAAAcgcgactgccgcggcgccacaaCGCAAATAAAACGTAGATCTAGACAAGCGTTGTTGCAGGCGACTCTCTGTGACTTGGCGCGGTCCAACCGCGGGGCGCGCACCGGTCTCCGCCCTATCACTCAGGGCGAAAGACGCAACGCGTCGTAAGTCCCTCTGTGCACACGTGTCTGTCCGCGGAGACCCAGCGGACACGCAAACGAGGAAAAATCAAAAGCGATACCGCAGCTCACCCGCGTTCTGCTCCATTGCTGCGGCATGGGGCCGCAATTGGCGGGCGAACTGACACAGGAGGGAGGGAAGAACCTCCACCGCATTTGGGCAATTAATCACCTCGCTGCGGACTCGactctgcggctctctcttcAAACGCGAACCCGTGACGCTCCACGTTTCTTAGGCAAACAAGGCTATTCGTCTCGACATC containing:
- a CDS encoding uncharacterized protein (encoded by transcript BESB_032580); translation: MLCFQSFAQGAGDEGTSARLSAASRDAETCGESSRIVFPVDSLKSHEDAKGGARAQPVRVHFAYARGRRGQEKPMQVVIPTHAGTGYTLVLLEVYRGLDLPVNFLKEIQLKLGKTRGEDPETAPSAADAKKGNATDQPQQHEEKGAEDSEDVLFLKVFAEPLNQHGVVVSHPEKRPLSMLGLGSDSTRATGSTHAFVSEIQPEEAGDVAVAFALVRPWKMSDAPQVFVALAHFD